The Methylomusa anaerophila genome has a segment encoding these proteins:
- a CDS encoding cytochrome ubiquinol oxidase subunit I, translated as MDNTALTLARWQFGITLTYHFWFVALTLGLSILIACMETCYVRSGNRNYKAMAKFWGKLFVVNYAVGIMTGLVNEFQFGMNWSEYSRFAGSIFGSPLAFEALTAFFVESIAIGIWVYGWDKTSKRVHLLAVWLVALAANYSAFWILAANSFMQHPVGYTLRNGRLELNDLTALIFNPYLFYQYSHTVLSGLVTAGFFLMAVSAYYLLKQRWLDLFQPSFKIGMICAVVATVLVIVTGHFYNQYLAAVQPMKLAATEAIWNTTERAPLVVAAVVDEDRQNNFLQVVAPGLLSLLAYNSLNTPVKGMKDLQDEYTAAYGPGYYIPAVTVLFWSFRVMVVSGFWLLFIAVLCLWYWKTNGIVACPVLLKAVIWSLPLPYLATAAGWLVAEMGRQPWLVYNLQLTAKGVSKIVPAVSLWASLLGYVAVYGLVAAAALYVGRKIIVAGPDD; from the coding sequence ATGGATAACACGGCCTTAACCTTAGCACGCTGGCAATTTGGCATAACTCTCACCTATCACTTCTGGTTTGTCGCCCTTACCTTAGGGTTGTCTATCTTAATAGCCTGCATGGAGACTTGCTATGTCCGCTCCGGCAATCGGAATTATAAAGCCATGGCCAAGTTTTGGGGCAAGCTGTTTGTAGTCAATTATGCCGTGGGTATTATGACCGGTCTGGTGAATGAGTTCCAGTTCGGCATGAACTGGTCGGAATATTCCCGGTTTGCCGGCAGTATATTTGGTTCGCCGCTGGCCTTTGAGGCCCTGACCGCGTTTTTTGTGGAATCAATAGCAATCGGCATATGGGTCTATGGCTGGGATAAGACTTCTAAACGAGTTCATCTGCTGGCTGTCTGGCTGGTGGCGTTGGCAGCCAATTATTCGGCTTTCTGGATTCTGGCAGCCAATTCTTTCATGCAGCATCCTGTCGGTTACACACTCCGGAACGGGCGGCTGGAATTAAATGATCTCACAGCTCTCATATTCAATCCGTATCTCTTTTACCAGTATTCTCACACTGTCCTGTCCGGTCTGGTGACAGCCGGCTTTTTTCTGATGGCGGTCAGCGCTTATTATTTGCTGAAGCAAAGATGGCTGGATTTGTTCCAGCCTTCCTTCAAAATAGGAATGATCTGCGCCGTGGTCGCTACCGTCCTGGTGATTGTTACCGGGCATTTTTATAATCAATACCTCGCCGCCGTGCAGCCGATGAAGCTGGCAGCTACCGAAGCCATCTGGAATACCACAGAAAGGGCGCCTTTGGTTGTTGCCGCCGTCGTTGATGAAGACCGGCAAAACAATTTCCTCCAGGTGGTGGCGCCGGGGCTGCTGTCTTTGCTGGCTTATAATAGTCTGAATACTCCCGTCAAGGGAATGAAGGATTTACAGGACGAGTATACAGCAGCCTATGGCCCCGGGTACTACATTCCGGCTGTCACTGTGTTGTTCTGGAGTTTTCGGGTTATGGTCGTCAGCGGGTTTTGGCTGTTGTTCATTGCCGTACTTTGTCTTTGGTACTGGAAAACCAATGGCATTGTGGCTTGTCCTGTACTGCTGAAAGCCGTCATTTGGAGTTTGCCGCTGCCGTATCTCGCCACTGCCGCCGGGTGGCTTGTAGCTGAGATGGGGCGGCAGCCCTGGCTTGTTTACAACCTGCAGCTCACTGCAAAGGGCGTTTCGAAAATTGTGCCCGCGGTGAGTCTCTGGGCTTCCTTGCTTGGGTATGTCGCCGTCTATGGGCTGGTGGCGGCAGCCGCCTTATACGTCGGACGAAAAATTATTGTGGCCGGGCCTGATGATTAG
- the cydB gene encoding cytochrome d ubiquinol oxidase subunit II — protein MNTICFILFGVLFTGFLVLEGFGYGVGALLPFLGKTDGERQAMIKTLAPVWEGNQVWLITAGAVLFAGFPNAYATFFSGLYLALFLILTSLILRGVAFEFRDKENSRTWRRFWDWSMFAGSLIPALLWGVAIASLPQGLPIDADMQYAGGFLDLLSPYTLTGGLAFVLLFVLQGAAYLTVKLAGPLACRAKRTGLRLGKYTLAVSSLFAVLTFVYTDLMDKLPVWGLLPATVMAIFMIKHYLQDERYMGSFIFSSLAIIALTMAVFTGLFPRIMVSSLNPVWSLDIYNSASNPLTLKIMSITLALMLPAVVAYEAWKYSIFRQRISVAAIEFAAYAKLLAQMNQDLMNSIKRGYCFVDVLDKIIHAFRSEDGSIIKKLRYRHREMLFGKSRPQRGHEEITGNDAESKE, from the coding sequence TTGAATACAATATGTTTTATTTTATTTGGCGTGCTGTTTACCGGTTTTTTAGTATTGGAAGGGTTCGGCTACGGTGTCGGCGCGCTGTTGCCGTTCCTGGGGAAAACAGACGGCGAGCGGCAGGCGATGATCAAAACCCTGGCGCCGGTTTGGGAGGGGAACCAGGTATGGCTGATCACCGCCGGCGCGGTGTTGTTCGCCGGTTTCCCCAACGCTTACGCCACCTTCTTCAGCGGATTGTATCTGGCGCTGTTTCTCATATTGACCTCACTGATTCTGCGCGGCGTGGCTTTTGAATTTCGCGACAAAGAGAATAGCCGGACATGGCGTCGTTTTTGGGACTGGTCCATGTTTGCCGGCAGCCTGATTCCCGCCTTGCTGTGGGGCGTGGCTATCGCCAGCCTGCCGCAAGGGCTGCCAATTGACGCCGACATGCAGTACGCCGGCGGCTTTCTGGACTTGCTGAGCCCATATACATTAACGGGTGGTTTGGCCTTTGTGCTCTTGTTTGTATTGCAGGGAGCGGCCTACCTGACTGTAAAACTGGCAGGGCCTCTTGCTTGCCGGGCCAAACGAACCGGGCTCCGGCTAGGGAAATATACACTGGCGGTTTCCTCGCTGTTTGCCGTTCTAACCTTTGTCTATACTGATTTGATGGATAAGCTGCCTGTATGGGGGCTGTTGCCGGCAACGGTAATGGCAATATTCATGATTAAGCACTATCTGCAGGATGAGCGTTATATGGGAAGCTTTATTTTCAGCAGCCTGGCCATTATCGCGCTGACTATGGCTGTATTTACCGGCCTGTTCCCGCGGATCATGGTATCAAGCCTTAATCCGGTGTGGAGTCTCGATATATATAACTCGGCTTCCAATCCGTTAACGTTAAAAATCATGAGTATTACGCTGGCCCTGATGCTCCCGGCTGTTGTGGCCTATGAAGCCTGGAAGTATAGTATTTTCCGGCAAAGGATCAGCGTGGCGGCAATTGAATTTGCTGCCTATGCAAAATTGCTGGCGCAGATGAATCAGGATTTGATGAATTCGATAAAGCGCGGCTACTGTTTTGTTGATGTGCTTGATAAGATTATCCATGCTTTCAGAAGCGAAGACGGCAGCATTATCAAAAAACTAAGGTACAGGCATCGCGAAATGTTGTTTGGCAAGTCCCGGCCGCAACGGGGTCACGAAGAAATTACCGGCAATGATGCTGAGAGCAAAGAGTGA